AATGAATATGGTTTTGAAAATGGGACTGGAGAATTTCAATTCAGAGAAGATGAGATCGAAATATCCAGTTTTGAATTGAAAAATGGCCAGGATTATCTCCAATTCAACGGGTCGGTAGAGCAAGATAGTATCCTTATTTTGGAACGATTCCAAATCGCCAACAAAGGGCATTATTTGATTAATCCAAGTCCCATAACCATCGTTAGTACGGATGACCGAATTTCTTTTGAACCATTTGAAATTCATATGGATGACGGTATAATTGAAGGTTTTATTAAAACCAATCCATTCCAAGGCCGCTTGAAATTCTCCAATGTTTCTACAGAATTATTAAAATTGGCCAACCGGGATTTTGGTTATGATTTGACCGGAGATATATTTGGTGAAGTGTCTATTGGGCAGGATTTAAATCCTGATGATGTGAGTTTGGACATAACTTTAAAAAATGGTGTAATAGCAAATCAACCCTTTGATGACTTTTATATTTCTTCATTATACCGAGATGGTATTTTACACTTGGAAGATTTAACACTAACGGATGGTGAAAAAACAGGCCTCCAAGTTACGGGGACCTTCCCAGTTAAAGCTGATTCCACCAAGCCGACAATGGTAGACGTCCAATCTAGTTTTAAAAATGTGGATTTAACTATTCTAACCCAATTCGCCCCAAAATGGGAAACCTTATTATTTGGTCAATTTACGGGCAATTTCAATATGGGTGGAAGCACCCAAAGAACACGTTTTGATTTGGAGGGAAAAATTGATAATACTTTCTTTGGTCCCATACCATTAGGGACTGTGAAAGGTGAGGCCCATTATTCAAATAAAAAACTGAAAATTAATCAATTTAGTTCAACATGGAATAACAATCTTCTAACTGGGAAAGCGTCATTACCCATTGATTATGACATTACATCTCCTAATGTGCAAAAATGGCATCCGGGGGCTGAATTAATGGTAAAGACAGAGGGGAATATCCATTCGGCCGTATTTTTATCAGAATATTTAGCCGAGACTGATTCCATCATTGGTGATATTAATATAAAATTGGATATTTCCGGACCTCCCGATGCATTGATGCGCAATGGTAGTATTCGTATTGTAAACGGAGAAATTTATACTGTTCTCATGGATGAACCCATACGCCAGATTTCCACCATGGGCAGTCTAAACGATAACCAATTGTCTATTCAATCATTCACTGGGAACATTTATGATTCTCATTCCAAGGTGGATGTCGACCAAAATTTCACCCTCAATGGCAGTATGGATTTCACCAAGTTTTTTGAACCTCGGTTTGATCTGCATGCCGTTGGTAATCAGGTATTTTTCCGTTCATTGAATGGTGATATTGAAGGATATGGTGATGTGGATGTAACAATTTCAGGAAAGGATACATTAGAGATCACCGGTGTGGTGGCTGCAAAAACAGGCGCTATTTATATGGAATTTTCCGGCGATGATGCACTTGAAGCTGTTGAAGAAAAGGGGCGGACGACTACCAATTATAATATTCGTTTTCCGATTGAAGATACATTTTCAATTCGAAATTCACAGATTGATGCGAAAATTTCCGGTGAAATAGCCATGTCTAAACAATTTGACGGTGATTGGAATTATTCCGGTGAAATCGAATTTGTTGAGGGTAAAATTTATTATTATCTTGGAGATGTTTTTGAGAATTTACAAGGTGTAATGACCCTGGACGGCCAAGGCTTTAACCCGACTTTGGATGTATCTGCATCCACAAGAATAGGAGATGCTGAAATCATGCTTGGCGTGTTTGGACCTTTTGATAATCCTGAATGGCGTTTCGAGAGTAATAAGGGTTATACGGAAAGCGATATTCTTCAGTTGCTAACATTTAACACTCGTGTTGCTGAAGAAGGATTCACTGCAGAAGGTCTTGGTACCCAAGCACAAACAATCCTTGGAGCATATTTAGAAAGACAATTAGAGCGGAATTTCGTCCGGGCTACGGGTTTAAAATCTGCTGGATTGATTGAAGATGTAGAGATATCCGGTTCAACAGATTATTTGAGCCAACGAGAGGGTGAAGAATTCAGCATCAGCGCCAAAGTAAATCAAAATTTTAGTTTTAGTTATCGCCGATCTTTTTCATTGCAAGGTGCTTATAAAAAGAAGGTGGGTGTAGAATATAAATTAAATCCTAATTTCTCCGTTATTGGAAATGTGGATGAGACGGGAAAAGTCCACATGAAGTTCCGCATTCGTCGAATCTACTAAATATCAATGCGAAAAATAATTTTATGCCTGGCGACAGCCGTCGCTACACTACCGCTGTCTGCTCAACAAGAGGAGATAGTATTAGTCAATACAGTAAATTTTATAGATAATAATTCATTCAATCAACGTGCATTAAGGGAGCAGATTGAGTTAAAACCATTGTCGGTTCTCAAATTTGCTCAAATTGAATTTGATCGAAGACTCCTCAAATTGGATGCAATCTCTATTAAAAATTTTTACAACTCAAACGGGTTTTTAGAAGCGACTGTAAAGGATTCTTTTTCTGTAAATGAGGATAAAGCAGATATATATTTTATAATCAATGAGGGTAATCGGTATTACCTGAATTCTGTAGAAATTATTGGACTTAAAACCTTAAAAGAAAAAAAGGTTATTTCATTATTGGGATTAAAGGAGGGTAGCCCTTATAACCCGGTGCAAATCAATACCAACCTTGCCATGGCCTATGAAGCCTTCCAGGAAGTGGGAAAGCTTTTTGCCCAAATAGATATTCAACAGGAAATAAAAGATTCAGTCAACCTTACAATCAAGATTAATGAAGGTGCAGATGTTTTTATTCATGAATCATGGGTTTCAGGGACAGAATTGATCGACTCCAGTTATGTCCGTCGGGAATTTGCTTTTAAAAAAGGTGATCTATTTCGAAAAAGCCTTATGGATAAAACAAAACGTACCCTCCTCCAGGCAGGATTCTTTTCTTCTGCTAGTCTTATTACACATCCTGTTATATCAGAGGTAGACAGCCTCATTAATATAGAAGTCCGCATGAAAGAATTTCAAAATCGGGGCGTTCAGGATATTGACTTCGGTTATGAGGATATCGAGTATGTCCCTGGGGTGAACTCAATGGTGGGTATGGGTGGGTCTGTACAGTGGTCAGATCGGATGATATTTGGTTCAAAAAATAGGTTTGATGCTCGTGGATCTGTTGTCATGCCAACTGAAGAAGGTTTTGTATATCCTCGCTTCAGTATTGATATTAAAATTTCAAACCAGCGTCCTTTCTCATTGAAATTGCCCACGCAAGTAAAAGTGTTCTATCAGCAGTTTAAAAATTTTGGTGATGAAGAAGGACCCTACGTGAGGCGGATTGGTTTACAGTATTCCAATATTTTTAGATGGAATCGTCAACGATCGTTTCTGGATGTTGGTATAAGATTAGAACGATTTGATGAATCGGATGAATTCAAGGATAACATTGAACAGCGAAAATTTAGTTTACATTTGCATCAGGATAATCGTGACAATCCTGTTTATCCTACAAAAGGAAATGTAATTGTATTTAAAATGGATGCTTTTGGAGGATGGCTTGGTGGCAATCGCTCTTATAGCAAGTACGATTTAGATTATAGGCAATATATATCTCCTTTGGAAAAGGTTACAATTGCCGGCCGAATAAATGCTGGTTTAATTACAGCTTGGACTGAAGCTTACGATCAATATGAAACAGTACTCTTTGAAAAATTTTATTTAGGAGGAAGCAACACCCTTCGAGCCTGGAAACCATTGCAATTCATGACATATAAATCGGAGGGAGGGGTCACTTTACCTCTTGGGATGACAGCCAAAGTTCTCTCCAATTTGGAAATAAGGTTTCCTCTCTTTTGGAGATTGGGAGGTGTGTTATTCTATGACGGTGGTTATATTTCTGATTCAATTGAATCTGTCCAATGGAAAGATCTTCAATGGAATAGGGGCATAGGAATTACCATTGATCTGCCTATTGGGCCAATTCGAATAGATTATGCCGAGAGTGAAGAGGATCCTACAATAAACCAAATTCATTTGGGATTTTTGTATTCCTTTTAATGGAACAAATAATATATCATATCGTAAGGTAGAATTCGAGGTGGTGGTAGCGAAAGATATCATATAAATTCACCGCCCTTAAATCAAAAGAAATCAAATGAAATCAAAACATATATTCATCTTATTTGTCGCCTTTGCCATATCTAGTTGCGGACTGTTTAAAACAGCTGATGACCTATTTTCCGAAGCTGAAATTAAACGCAATAGTGGCGAAGCCAAAGCGGCACTGGCGCTTCTGGAAAAAGTGATTTCAAAATATGGAGATGATGAGATTGCACCAGAAGCACAATATTTGATTGCTGAAATCTATTACAGGGATATGCGCGATTTTTCAAAAGCAATCGAAGAATATAGTACTCTTAGAAAATCTTATCCTGAGGACAGGCAAGTACCGTTTGCCCTTTTTATGGAGGGCTTTATTTATGCCAACATGCTGTCGGATTTTGCCCATGCTGAGTCCCACTATAACGAATTTTTAGAAATGTATGCGGAACATGAATTAGCAAAATCCGTATCATTTGAATTGAAATACCTTGGCCGAGATGTTAAGGATATCCCAGAACTCAAACACCTTACGAAGTAACACAATATGTCAGAATTCAGTCTATCAGAAATTAACGATCGAATCGTCAAAGAATCAGCGTTTATCGATCCCCTCCGCCAATCCGTGGGCGAAGTAATCGTCGGCCAGGATGAACTTATTAATAAAATTTTAATCG
This genomic window from Candidatus Neomarinimicrobiota bacterium contains:
- a CDS encoding BamA/TamA family outer membrane protein; amino-acid sequence: MRKIILCLATAVATLPLSAQQEEIVLVNTVNFIDNNSFNQRALREQIELKPLSVLKFAQIEFDRRLLKLDAISIKNFYNSNGFLEATVKDSFSVNEDKADIYFIINEGNRYYLNSVEIIGLKTLKEKKVISLLGLKEGSPYNPVQINTNLAMAYEAFQEVGKLFAQIDIQQEIKDSVNLTIKINEGADVFIHESWVSGTELIDSSYVRREFAFKKGDLFRKSLMDKTKRTLLQAGFFSSASLITHPVISEVDSLINIEVRMKEFQNRGVQDIDFGYEDIEYVPGVNSMVGMGGSVQWSDRMIFGSKNRFDARGSVVMPTEEGFVYPRFSIDIKISNQRPFSLKLPTQVKVFYQQFKNFGDEEGPYVRRIGLQYSNIFRWNRQRSFLDVGIRLERFDESDEFKDNIEQRKFSLHLHQDNRDNPVYPTKGNVIVFKMDAFGGWLGGNRSYSKYDLDYRQYISPLEKVTIAGRINAGLITAWTEAYDQYETVLFEKFYLGGSNTLRAWKPLQFMTYKSEGGVTLPLGMTAKVLSNLEIRFPLFWRLGGVLFYDGGYISDSIESVQWKDLQWNRGIGITIDLPIGPIRIDYAESEEDPTINQIHLGFLYSF
- a CDS encoding tetratricopeptide repeat protein, encoding MKSKHIFILFVAFAISSCGLFKTADDLFSEAEIKRNSGEAKAALALLEKVISKYGDDEIAPEAQYLIAEIYYRDMRDFSKAIEEYSTLRKSYPEDRQVPFALFMEGFIYANMLSDFAHAESHYNEFLEMYAEHELAKSVSFELKYLGRDVKDIPELKHLTK